Proteins co-encoded in one Flavivirga eckloniae genomic window:
- the mutS gene encoding DNA mismatch repair protein MutS: MAKKTKKETPLMKQYNAIKAKYPDALLLFRVGDFYETFGEDAVKTAGILGIILTKRGAGSESETELAGFPHHSLNTYLPKLVKAGERVAICDQLEDPKQTKTIVKRGVTELVTPGVALNDEVLVSKSNNFLCSVYFDKKYIGISFLDISTGEFLTSQGNAEYIDKLLQNFKPSEVLVSKQKRTMFNETFGNDFHTFYMEDWVYQTDYAYETLIRHFDTKTLKGFGIEDLYEGIIASGSILHYLSETQHNKLQHITGISRIAEDDYVWMDKFTIRNLELYHSTNNNAVTLLNVIDKTISAMGGRLLKRWLALPLKNVDKIKQRHEVVDFLTKETTVLQKIQNHIKQIGDLERLISKIATGKVNPREVIQLKNSLEAIVPIKSLASNCDNESLKTIGNTLQSCEALRERIKETLNEDAPVNVLKGNSIAVGFSSELDELRGLSKSGKDYLDNMLERESERTGITSLKIASNNVFGYYIEVRNTHKDKVPEDWIRKQTLVSAERYITEELKEYEAKILGAEDRIQAIEQQLFAELVSWMNQYIKEVQQNAYLIGQLDCLSGFAQLANDNNYVYPIIDDSFDLDIKDGRHPVIEKQLPIGEAYIANDVFLDRVAQQIIMITGPNMSGKSAILRQSALIVLLAQIGSFVPAKEARIGLVDKIFTRVGASDNISMGESTFMVEMNETASILNNISDRSLVLLDEIGRGTSTYDGISIAWAISEYLHEHPAKPKTLFATHYHELNEMTETFERIKNFNVSVKELKDNVLFLRKLVAGGSEHSFGIHVAKMAGMPQQVLHRANKILKKLEKSHSSEELTDKVKSIEDEMQLSFFNLDDPLLENIKDEILHTDIDTLTPVEALMKLNEIKRMLVKKKRA, translated from the coding sequence TTGGCAAAAAAAACAAAAAAAGAAACTCCGTTAATGAAACAATACAATGCTATTAAAGCAAAGTATCCTGATGCTTTATTGTTGTTTCGAGTAGGTGATTTTTATGAAACTTTTGGAGAGGATGCCGTTAAAACGGCAGGTATTTTAGGTATTATTTTAACCAAGCGAGGTGCTGGTAGCGAAAGCGAAACGGAATTGGCAGGGTTTCCGCACCACTCATTAAATACCTATTTACCAAAATTGGTTAAAGCGGGTGAGCGTGTTGCCATTTGCGATCAATTGGAAGATCCTAAGCAGACCAAAACAATCGTTAAACGCGGTGTAACGGAGTTAGTAACTCCGGGTGTGGCGCTTAATGATGAGGTTTTAGTATCAAAATCCAATAACTTTTTGTGTTCTGTTTATTTTGACAAAAAGTATATAGGGATTTCGTTTTTGGATATTTCTACCGGAGAATTTTTAACCTCCCAAGGTAATGCCGAATATATAGATAAGCTATTACAGAATTTCAAGCCTAGCGAAGTTTTGGTTTCCAAACAAAAACGTACCATGTTTAATGAAACATTTGGAAATGATTTTCATACGTTTTATATGGAAGATTGGGTGTATCAAACGGACTATGCTTATGAAACTTTAATAAGACATTTTGATACTAAAACATTAAAAGGTTTTGGTATTGAAGATTTGTATGAAGGCATTATTGCATCAGGTTCTATTTTACATTATCTGTCGGAAACACAGCATAATAAACTGCAACATATCACGGGTATTTCTAGAATAGCAGAAGATGATTATGTCTGGATGGATAAATTCACTATCAGGAATTTAGAGCTTTATCATTCCACCAACAATAATGCCGTTACGCTTTTAAATGTGATTGATAAAACCATTTCGGCGATGGGTGGACGTTTGCTAAAACGTTGGTTGGCATTGCCTTTAAAAAATGTGGATAAAATAAAACAACGCCACGAAGTAGTGGATTTTCTAACCAAGGAAACTACAGTGCTTCAAAAAATTCAAAATCACATTAAACAAATAGGGGATTTAGAGCGACTCATTTCTAAAATAGCGACGGGAAAAGTGAACCCTCGTGAGGTCATTCAGCTTAAAAATTCTTTAGAAGCCATAGTACCTATAAAATCCTTGGCATCGAATTGCGACAACGAATCGCTTAAAACCATAGGGAATACGCTTCAAAGCTGTGAAGCACTTCGCGAAAGAATTAAAGAAACGCTCAATGAAGATGCTCCTGTTAACGTATTGAAGGGAAACAGTATTGCTGTTGGTTTTTCTTCAGAATTGGATGAATTGAGAGGCTTGTCAAAATCCGGAAAAGATTATCTTGATAATATGTTGGAGCGTGAAAGTGAGCGCACAGGTATTACATCATTAAAAATAGCTTCAAACAATGTGTTTGGGTATTATATTGAGGTGCGTAATACGCATAAAGATAAGGTGCCAGAAGATTGGATTAGAAAGCAAACTTTGGTAAGTGCCGAACGTTATATTACTGAGGAACTTAAAGAATATGAGGCTAAAATTTTAGGAGCCGAAGATAGAATTCAAGCTATCGAACAACAGTTGTTTGCAGAATTGGTATCGTGGATGAACCAATATATAAAGGAAGTACAACAGAACGCTTATTTAATTGGTCAGTTAGATTGTTTGTCTGGATTTGCCCAATTAGCAAACGATAATAACTATGTATATCCTATTATTGATGATTCTTTCGATTTGGATATAAAGGATGGACGCCATCCAGTTATAGAAAAACAGTTGCCTATTGGAGAGGCGTATATTGCTAACGATGTGTTTTTAGATAGGGTTGCCCAGCAAATTATTATGATTACCGGGCCTAATATGTCTGGTAAATCGGCCATTTTACGTCAGTCGGCATTAATTGTGCTATTGGCTCAAATAGGAAGTTTTGTACCGGCAAAAGAAGCTCGTATTGGTTTGGTAGATAAGATTTTTACACGGGTAGGCGCCAGCGATAATATCTCGATGGGCGAATCAACCTTTATGGTAGAAATGAATGAAACGGCTTCCATTCTAAATAATATTTCAGACAGAAGTCTGGTGTTGCTTGACGAAATAGGCCGTGGTACAAGTACCTACGATGGTATTTCTATAGCTTGGGCTATTAGCGAATATTTACACGAACACCCTGCGAAGCCTAAAACCTTATTCGCAACGCATTACCACGAGTTAAACGAAATGACTGAAACGTTTGAGCGAATTAAAAACTTCAATGTCTCTGTTAAAGAATTAAAGGACAATGTGCTTTTTTTAAGAAAACTGGTAGCAGGTGGTAGTGAGCATAGTTTTGGTATTCATGTGGCTAAAATGGCCGGAATGCCTCAACAGGTTTTACATCGAGCTAACAAGATTTTAAAGAAATTAGAGAAGTCTCATTCCAGCGAAGAGCTTACAGATAAGGTTAAATCGATAGAAGACGAGATGCAACTCAGTTTTTTTAATTTAGATGACCCCTTATTAGAAAATATCAAAGACGAAATATTACATACTGATATTGATACACTTACACCAGTGGAAGCGTTAATGAAACTGAATGAAATTAAACGAATGTTGGTTAAAAAAAAGCGGGCGTAA
- a CDS encoding RNA methyltransferase, whose translation MRKLKNSELDRLSIDDFKSVKKTPIIIVLDNIRSLNNIGSVFRTSDAFLIEKIYLCGITATPPHKDIHKTALGSTDTVAWEYVKNTSDLVENLKQDGIKICSIEQTENATMLNDFIPETNTTYALVFGNEVKGVDQNVVTASDMVIEIPQFGTKHSLNISVSAGVVIWDVFSKLKSNQ comes from the coding sequence ATGCGGAAACTAAAAAATAGTGAATTAGACCGATTGAGTATTGATGATTTTAAATCGGTAAAAAAAACACCAATTATTATTGTATTAGACAATATTAGAAGCTTAAACAATATTGGCTCTGTATTTAGAACGAGTGATGCTTTTTTAATTGAAAAAATTTATCTCTGCGGCATAACGGCTACACCACCTCATAAAGATATTCATAAAACAGCCTTGGGGAGTACCGATACGGTAGCATGGGAATACGTTAAAAACACTTCGGATTTAGTTGAAAACTTAAAACAAGACGGTATTAAAATTTGTTCTATCGAACAAACTGAAAATGCTACCATGCTTAATGACTTTATTCCTGAAACCAACACAACTTATGCTCTGGTTTTTGGTAACGAAGTTAAAGGGGTGGATCAAAATGTGGTAACTGCCAGCGACATGGTTATTGAAATCCCTCAATTTGGCACCAAACATTCTTTAAATATTTCGGTTAGTGCTGGTGTGGTTATTTGGGATGTGTTCTCCAAACTAAAATCGAACCAATGA
- a CDS encoding DUF1801 domain-containing protein produces MKKLEVKTDSRVELVFNNYPDSVRKKMTSLRELIMETASEIEGLNNLEETLKWGEPSYLTKKGSTIRIDWKSKNPNQYAMYFQCTSRLVSTFRTIYKSTLNFEGKRAIVLQLKEELPKDALKNCIAAALTYHKVKHLPLLGM; encoded by the coding sequence ATGAAAAAATTAGAAGTAAAAACAGATTCTAGAGTTGAATTGGTTTTCAACAATTATCCCGATTCGGTTAGAAAGAAAATGACAAGTCTTCGGGAATTAATTATGGAGACTGCTAGTGAAATAGAAGGATTGAACAATTTGGAAGAAACCCTAAAATGGGGAGAGCCTAGTTACCTAACAAAAAAAGGCAGTACCATTAGAATCGATTGGAAATCTAAAAACCCAAATCAATATGCTATGTATTTCCAATGCACTAGCAGATTGGTATCTACATTTAGAACCATTTATAAAAGCACTCTTAATTTTGAAGGGAAAAGAGCGATTGTTCTTCAATTGAAAGAGGAACTACCTAAAGACGCTTTAAAAAACTGCATCGCAGCTGCGCTTACCTATCATAAAGTTAAACATTTACCTTTGTTGGGAATGTAA
- the folK gene encoding 2-amino-4-hydroxy-6-hydroxymethyldihydropteridine diphosphokinase, with protein MMQSTTFYIALGSNKGDKLKNLQEAVDLIHVRAGSIKLISKVYRSPAFGFESDDFFNACLVLKSDLKSQELLEVLLGIETDLGRTRNTAEGYEARIIDLDIIFVEDNVIETETLMVPHPEMQKRKFVLVPLNDVASKIKHPKFDKEVSVLLTECNDESVLEPINIWLKNPRKAFNFSKYNYIAIEGNIGAGKTSLTNKIADDFNAKLILEQFADNPFLPKFYEDASRYAFPLEMSFLAERYQQISDDLAQLDLFKDFIVSDYDVFKSLIFSKITLQEDEFKLYRKLFYLMYKEIAKPDLYVYLYQNTERLQENIKKRGRDYEQNIENDYLERINTGYLDFLKSQPDFNVKIIDISDKDFVDNRLDYLWLLGEISRE; from the coding sequence ATGATGCAATCAACAACATTTTATATTGCCTTGGGCAGCAATAAGGGAGATAAACTTAAAAACCTTCAAGAAGCGGTTGATTTAATACATGTGAGGGCAGGAAGTATAAAACTGATTTCGAAAGTTTATAGGTCTCCTGCTTTTGGTTTTGAAAGCGATGACTTTTTTAATGCTTGTCTGGTCTTAAAAAGCGATTTGAAATCTCAGGAACTGCTTGAGGTTTTGCTTGGCATTGAAACAGATTTAGGACGCACAAGAAATACTGCGGAAGGTTACGAAGCGCGCATTATAGATTTGGATATTATTTTTGTTGAGGATAATGTTATTGAAACTGAAACGCTTATGGTGCCACATCCGGAAATGCAGAAACGTAAGTTTGTGTTGGTGCCACTTAACGATGTAGCATCTAAAATAAAACATCCCAAATTCGATAAGGAAGTTTCTGTTCTGTTAACCGAATGCAACGATGAAAGTGTTTTAGAGCCTATTAATATTTGGTTGAAAAACCCTAGGAAAGCTTTTAATTTCTCAAAGTATAATTATATTGCCATTGAAGGGAATATTGGAGCAGGAAAAACCAGTCTGACCAATAAAATTGCGGACGATTTTAATGCAAAGCTTATTTTGGAACAATTTGCAGATAACCCGTTTTTGCCTAAGTTTTACGAAGATGCATCGCGTTATGCCTTTCCTCTGGAGATGTCTTTTTTAGCAGAACGCTACCAACAAATTTCTGACGATTTAGCCCAACTCGATTTGTTCAAGGATTTTATTGTGAGCGATTACGATGTGTTTAAATCGCTTATTTTCTCAAAAATCACATTACAGGAAGACGAGTTTAAGCTGTATAGAAAGTTATTCTATTTAATGTACAAAGAAATTGCAAAACCAGATTTGTATGTGTATTTATATCAAAATACAGAAAGATTACAAGAAAACATTAAAAAGCGTGGACGGGATTATGAACAAAATATTGAAAATGACTATCTAGAAAGAATCAATACAGGGTATTTGGATTTTTTAAAATCACAGCCCGATTTTAACGTGAAAATCATTGATATTTCGGATAAGGATTTTGTGGATAATAGATTAGATTATTTGTGGCTTTTGGGAGAGATTTCTAGGGAATGA
- a CDS encoding queuosine precursor transporter, with the protein MTLKDMLAAQRIYILLGALFITSLVVSNLIFQKFFYWYPVDVEIFGNKLFEISVGILPYPITFLITDLISEIYGKKRANDVVVTGIFASLFSLLIILVADSVPATSWSYVKDDMFHTVFGNSVIAVFASMLTYLFAQFVDIQIYHFWKRLTKGKHLWLRNNFSTWFSQFVDTFTIVTLLCSFNIIDWSNFKGLLISGFLFKVLIALIDTPFLYLGVFLFRKRFNLKVNEEIDLLLKNNTK; encoded by the coding sequence ATGACTTTAAAAGATATGCTTGCTGCGCAACGTATTTATATACTTCTTGGCGCATTATTTATTACATCGTTAGTGGTATCTAACCTTATTTTTCAGAAGTTTTTTTATTGGTACCCTGTTGATGTTGAGATTTTTGGAAACAAGCTTTTTGAAATATCGGTTGGTATTTTACCCTACCCCATTACCTTTTTAATCACCGATTTAATTAGTGAAATTTATGGTAAAAAACGGGCTAACGATGTTGTGGTCACGGGTATTTTCGCTTCGCTTTTTTCCCTTTTAATAATTCTGGTTGCAGACAGTGTACCAGCTACAAGTTGGTCTTACGTTAAGGACGATATGTTTCATACGGTTTTTGGCAATTCTGTTATTGCAGTGTTTGCCAGTATGCTTACCTATTTATTCGCACAGTTTGTAGACATACAGATTTATCATTTCTGGAAACGACTTACTAAGGGCAAACATCTTTGGCTCCGAAATAATTTTTCAACATGGTTCTCACAATTTGTTGATACTTTTACAATAGTCACCCTATTATGTTCGTTTAATATTATTGACTGGTCCAATTTTAAAGGGTTGCTAATTAGTGGCTTTTTATTCAAGGTATTAATAGCACTTATAGATACACCCTTTTTGTATTTAGGGGTTTTTTTATTTAGAAAACGTTTTAACTTAAAAGTGAATGAAGAAATTGATCTGCTTTTAAAAAATAACACTAAATAA
- a CDS encoding AsmA-like C-terminal region-containing protein: MKKTLKISGIVLLIIIVLLIVVPFAFKPQIKDMVKQLVNENLNAKVEFSDVSLSFIKSFPKAHVSVTDLVITNFEPFKDETFVTSKNIAVTMSISELFKTPSDGPLEVKSINVDEILLTLKTDKFGNANYDIAKSNEDATTDETNTETDSFSFDIENYSINNSALAYIDEGSKTTIYISELNHEGRGIFSAETSELDTKTEANISFTIDSSNYLSNNPIKLDALIGLDLENSKYTFKENKGLINKLPIEFDGYVQLLDNGQEIDVTFENPETSFKNFLALIPEEYSKNIENVKTTGDFRVKGIVKGISSEKTIPNLDISITSNNASFKYPDLPKRVENITINTAIKNNTGNVDDTYIDINTLNFKIDEDIFKSSASLKNITQNMLVNANISGILNLANITKVYPLELENTLTGVLKGVVNTSFDMKAIETNAYERIKNSGSVSISDFVFSSEDMINPIHISEANMDFNPETISLNNFKARTGSSDINATGTIKNLLGFLLSDNTLQGYFSLNSTFFKVNDFMSEDDTASSDKDITQDTEALKIPDFLDCTINANAQTVVYDDLNLKNVKGTLFIKDQKATLKDMTSNMFDGTMAISGDVSTKGETPTFNLDFGINGFDISKSFNELELLRNLAPIAKLFQGKLNTNMSLAGNLDDELAPKLSSLSGKALTELLTTKVNANEGELFNQLEGSLSFIDFDKLDLKNLKTKLEFANGKVSVKPFQITYEDVNIDVSGSHGFNKDLEYSAVFNVPAKYLGSDVNQLIGKINTKEAKDISIPVTANIGGTYTRPSVKTDLTDGVTKLTSQLIEIEKQKLLNKGKGKVKDLISDVIGSNKSKSDSIKKQQNNAVKDVLGGLIGGSKSKTDSTTTKKDTTKDAVKNVLGGLLGGKKKKT, encoded by the coding sequence ATGAAAAAAACATTGAAAATTTCGGGCATTGTCCTGCTCATAATAATCGTATTATTAATAGTCGTCCCCTTTGCATTTAAACCGCAAATTAAAGACATGGTTAAGCAATTAGTAAACGAAAACCTAAACGCTAAAGTAGAATTTAGCGACGTGAGTTTAAGTTTTATAAAAAGCTTCCCTAAAGCCCATGTCTCTGTAACCGATTTGGTTATAACCAATTTCGAACCTTTTAAAGATGAAACATTTGTAACCTCTAAGAATATTGCTGTTACTATGTCTATTAGCGAGTTGTTTAAAACACCTAGCGACGGGCCTTTAGAAGTGAAATCTATTAACGTTGATGAAATTTTATTAACCCTTAAAACAGATAAATTTGGTAATGCAAACTACGATATTGCTAAAAGCAATGAGGATGCTACTACAGACGAAACAAACACCGAAACAGATAGTTTTTCTTTCGATATTGAAAACTACAGCATTAACAACAGTGCCTTAGCATATATTGATGAAGGATCGAAAACCACAATTTATATATCCGAACTTAATCACGAAGGCAGAGGTATCTTTTCTGCAGAAACTTCAGAATTAGACACCAAAACAGAAGCCAATATTAGTTTTACTATAGATAGCAGTAACTACTTAAGCAATAACCCTATTAAACTAGATGCGCTAATAGGCTTAGATTTAGAAAACAGTAAATACACCTTTAAAGAAAATAAAGGTTTGATAAACAAGTTACCTATAGAGTTTGATGGCTATGTACAACTACTGGATAACGGTCAAGAAATAGATGTTACTTTTGAAAATCCGGAAACATCTTTTAAAAATTTCCTAGCATTAATTCCTGAAGAATATTCAAAAAACATTGAAAACGTTAAAACTACTGGCGATTTTAGAGTGAAAGGTATAGTGAAAGGTATAAGCTCCGAAAAAACAATTCCTAATTTAGATATTAGCATAACCTCTAACAACGCTTCTTTTAAATATCCCGATTTACCTAAACGCGTTGAAAACATTACAATAAACACAGCTATAAAAAACAATACTGGTAATGTTGACGACACTTACATTGATATAAATACGCTCAATTTTAAAATTGATGAAGATATATTTAAATCGTCTGCCTCTTTAAAAAACATCACACAAAACATGTTAGTTAATGCCAACATTAGTGGAATTTTAAATTTAGCAAACATTACAAAAGTTTATCCTCTTGAATTAGAAAATACATTAACTGGTGTTTTAAAAGGTGTTGTTAACACGTCTTTCGACATGAAAGCTATTGAAACAAATGCTTACGAGCGTATTAAAAATAGTGGCTCGGTAAGTATTAGCGATTTTGTGTTTTCTTCGGAAGATATGATTAATCCTATTCATATTTCTGAGGCTAATATGGACTTTAACCCTGAAACCATCTCGCTTAATAATTTTAAAGCTCGAACGGGGAGCAGTGATATAAATGCTACAGGAACAATAAAAAACCTGTTAGGATTCCTTTTAAGTGACAATACACTTCAAGGTTATTTTAGTTTAAACTCTACTTTTTTTAAAGTGAACGATTTTATGTCTGAAGACGACACTGCTTCGTCCGACAAAGACATCACCCAAGATACCGAAGCTTTAAAAATTCCCGATTTTTTAGATTGTACTATCAATGCCAATGCGCAAACGGTAGTTTACGACGATCTTAATTTAAAAAATGTAAAAGGAACCCTTTTTATTAAAGACCAAAAAGCAACGCTTAAAGATATGACCTCTAACATGTTTGATGGTACTATGGCTATTTCTGGTGATGTTTCTACAAAAGGCGAAACTCCTACTTTTAATTTAGATTTTGGTATAAATGGCTTCGACATCTCTAAATCGTTTAACGAGTTAGAATTATTGAGAAACTTGGCACCTATTGCCAAACTATTTCAAGGAAAGCTAAACACTAATATGAGTCTTGCCGGTAATTTAGATGACGAACTTGCCCCTAAATTAAGTAGCCTTTCTGGTAAAGCACTTACCGAACTGTTAACCACAAAAGTTAATGCAAACGAAGGTGAGCTATTTAACCAACTGGAAGGCTCTTTAAGTTTTATAGATTTCGACAAATTAGATTTAAAAAACCTTAAAACAAAACTGGAATTTGCTAATGGAAAAGTTAGTGTAAAACCGTTTCAAATAACTTATGAGGATGTTAATATTGACGTTTCGGGTTCTCATGGTTTCAATAAAGATTTAGAATATAGTGCCGTCTTCAATGTACCAGCCAAATATTTAGGCAGCGATGTTAATCAATTAATTGGTAAAATTAATACCAAGGAAGCAAAAGACATAAGCATTCCTGTTACTGCAAACATTGGCGGAACATACACAAGACCTTCAGTAAAAACCGATTTAACAGATGGTGTTACAAAGCTAACAAGTCAGCTAATTGAAATTGAAAAGCAAAAATTACTCAATAAAGGAAAGGGTAAAGTAAAAGATTTAATTAGCGATGTTATTGGCAGTAATAAAAGTAAATCCGATTCTATTAAAAAACAGCAAAACAATGCTGTTAAGGATGTTTTAGGTGGTTTAATTGGAGGTAGCAAAAGTAAAACCGACTCTACGACCACTAAAAAAGATACAACAAAAGATGCCGTTAAAAATGTTCTTGGCGGTTTATTAGGCGGAAAAAAGAAAAAAACCTAA
- the rpsU gene encoding 30S ribosomal protein S21 encodes MLKIIIKDGESIERALKRYKRKHRNIKVMQNLRDGQFFTKPSVKRRREIQKAAYIQNLRDQEDI; translated from the coding sequence ATGCTGAAAATTATTATTAAGGATGGCGAAAGTATCGAGCGCGCATTAAAACGATACAAAAGAAAACACAGGAACATTAAAGTTATGCAAAACTTGAGAGATGGTCAATTTTTCACAAAACCTTCTGTTAAGAGACGTCGTGAGATTCAAAAAGCTGCGTATATCCAAAACCTAAGAGATCAAGAAGATATTTAG
- a CDS encoding LysE family transporter, with translation MVVVYLLIGILAATLGALPLGASNIAVINTTLKENAKKAFKIAISAGIAEVILSYYALHCNTVIINFFNKNLWVQITVVTLLLLAGSLLFFKKQSEEKTRKRKITQSKYATGFFLGILNPPVLIYWVIAFGILNNNNIMLSLKSSFSVLFLFFSGVYLGKLLTLYFYSRFSTFIKNKVKNITSVINKITGVLLVVIAFVQAVKLYLV, from the coding sequence ATGGTCGTAGTTTATTTATTAATTGGTATACTGGCTGCTACTCTCGGAGCACTCCCTTTAGGAGCTTCTAATATTGCAGTAATAAATACAACTCTAAAAGAAAATGCAAAGAAGGCTTTTAAAATAGCCATATCTGCAGGTATAGCAGAGGTTATCTTATCGTATTACGCCTTACATTGTAATACGGTTATTATAAATTTCTTTAATAAGAATTTATGGGTACAAATAACAGTTGTAACACTATTGCTATTAGCGGGATCGCTTCTATTTTTCAAAAAGCAGTCTGAGGAAAAAACCAGAAAAAGGAAAATTACACAATCGAAATATGCTACCGGTTTTTTTCTCGGCATCTTAAACCCACCAGTTTTAATCTATTGGGTTATAGCTTTTGGTATCTTAAACAACAATAATATCATGTTATCGCTTAAGTCTTCGTTTTCTGTGCTGTTTTTATTTTTTTCAGGAGTGTATTTAGGCAAACTACTAACACTTTATTTTTACAGTCGCTTTAGTACATTTATAAAAAATAAGGTTAAAAATATAACCTCGGTTATTAATAAAATTACAGGGGTTTTATTAGTTGTTATTGCTTTTGTACAGGCGGTTAAGTTGTATCTGGTTTAA
- a CDS encoding DUF2797 domain-containing protein gives MTYQGVLTKMETEFASPIQYYLVFENDFLNMNQLLNKSVTIKFVKYQCLNCGLNKPIYRQGFDKQCFYEVPQAADWIMRPELSTAHLGKEDRDLEFEKRAQLQPHIVYLANSSNVKVGVTRKNQVPTRWIDQGAHEAIEIVEVPNRYLAGITEVALKDYVADKTNWRKMLKNDIEDENLVEWRERLKQHIPDEVKEYYIETNTETNLDFPVHKYPEKPKSLNIVKQQEYSGKLVGVKGQYLIFEDDTVFNVRANEGLVVNIAIN, from the coding sequence ATGACTTACCAAGGTGTTTTAACAAAAATGGAAACTGAGTTTGCTAGCCCAATTCAATATTATCTAGTGTTTGAAAATGATTTTTTAAACATGAATCAATTATTGAATAAAAGTGTAACCATTAAATTTGTTAAGTATCAATGTTTAAATTGCGGATTGAATAAACCAATTTACAGACAAGGTTTTGATAAACAGTGTTTTTATGAAGTACCACAAGCGGCCGATTGGATTATGCGTCCTGAGCTAAGTACGGCGCATTTAGGTAAAGAAGATAGAGATTTAGAGTTTGAAAAGCGTGCGCAATTACAACCGCATATTGTGTATTTGGCAAATTCTAGTAATGTTAAGGTTGGGGTTACAAGAAAGAACCAAGTGCCAACACGTTGGATAGACCAGGGAGCACATGAAGCTATTGAGATTGTTGAAGTTCCTAATCGTTATTTAGCTGGTATTACTGAGGTCGCTTTAAAAGATTATGTGGCAGATAAAACGAATTGGAGAAAAATGCTTAAAAATGATATTGAAGATGAAAACTTAGTCGAGTGGCGAGAGCGTTTAAAGCAACATATACCAGATGAGGTAAAGGAGTATTATATCGAGACCAATACGGAAACTAATTTGGATTTTCCAGTACATAAATATCCAGAAAAACCTAAAAGTTTAAATATTGTTAAACAACAAGAGTACTCGGGTAAACTAGTTGGTGTGAAAGGACAGTACCTTATTTTCGAAGATGATACTGTTTTTAATGTGCGTGCTAACGAAGGATTGGTTGTTAATATTGCTATTAATTAA